In Chloroflexota bacterium, one genomic interval encodes:
- a CDS encoding bifunctional phosphoglucose/phosphomannose isomerase, translating to MNLDNLHHFKQLDPGGMLAHIEGLPDQLEAAWAHAQTLPLPDLSGVTQIVLCGMGGSAIGGSLVAALVANECRSSFVVCRDYDLPAWATGPHTLVIGSSHSGNTEETLSCFKQAIERKTKLMAITGGGKIAEMCREAGGTIWKFDYKSQPRAAVGYSLMLPLAFFSRSGLIADKSADVAGAVAAMREQQKSLRAESPVVNNPAKRMAGQLMDRFALIFGSGLMAPVARRWKGQISENAKAWGQFEELPEMNHNSVVGITNPQLLITKYMALFLESDFDHPRNKLRSETTRTLFMTAGYNTDVIRGLGPTPLAQLLTALHYGDYVSYYLAMAYETDPTPIGPIEVLKERLARA from the coding sequence ATGAACCTCGATAACCTTCATCACTTCAAACAACTTGATCCAGGCGGCATGCTCGCCCACATCGAAGGCCTGCCCGACCAGCTCGAGGCCGCCTGGGCGCACGCCCAAACCCTGCCCCTGCCCGACCTCTCCGGCGTGACCCAAATCGTGCTGTGCGGCATGGGCGGCTCGGCCATCGGCGGCTCGCTTGTTGCCGCCCTCGTCGCCAACGAATGTCGTTCGTCGTTCGTCGTTTGCCGAGATTACGATCTCCCCGCCTGGGCGACCGGCCCGCACACGCTTGTCATCGGCTCATCACACTCCGGCAACACCGAAGAGACGCTCTCCTGCTTCAAGCAGGCAATTGAGCGCAAAACAAAGTTGATGGCGATTACGGGTGGAGGAAAGATTGCGGAAATGTGCCGCGAGGCGGGCGGCACGATCTGGAAGTTCGATTACAAGAGCCAGCCCCGCGCCGCCGTCGGTTACTCGTTGATGTTGCCTCTGGCCTTCTTCTCGCGCTCAGGCCTCATCGCCGACAAATCAGCGGACGTGGCCGGGGCGGTGGCCGCCATGCGTGAACAGCAAAAAAGCCTGCGTGCCGAGTCGCCGGTGGTGAATAACCCGGCCAAACGCATGGCAGGGCAATTGATGGATCGGTTTGCGCTGATTTTTGGGTCAGGCCTCATGGCCCCGGTCGCCCGCCGCTGGAAGGGGCAAATTTCGGAGAACGCCAAAGCCTGGGGGCAGTTTGAGGAACTGCCGGAGATGAATCACAATAGCGTGGTCGGAATAACCAATCCCCAATTACTAATTACTAAATACATGGCGCTGTTTCTCGAAAGTGACTTCGACCACCCGCGCAACAAGCTTCGCTCCGAGACCACGCGGACTCTGTTCATGACCGCCGGCTACAACACCGACGTGATTCGCGGCCTTGGCCCGACGCCGCTGGCCCAACTCCTCACGGCTTTGCACTACGGCGACTACGTCAGCTATTACCTGGCAATGGCTTACGAGACCGACCCGACGCCAATTGGGCCGATTGAGGTGTTGAAGGAACGGCTGGCGAGAGCCTGA